The proteins below come from a single Antennarius striatus isolate MH-2024 chromosome 18, ASM4005453v1, whole genome shotgun sequence genomic window:
- the ano8a gene encoding anoctamin-8 isoform X1 produces the protein MQATGAGGAADTDAAADGSSTTDVDDSDCAGERMERILPAEQQDRTNSQQTSSSPSGVLDKLFGKRLLQARHYIMSRKSWLKMVPTENCDILMTFPDSIDDHTLLWLLNQIRNGIPQVSIQVRQHKHTQMHAFFITTTFENLLRGAEQMGMYKAVKPHFGGGMRRFSCDEDNIYENIESELCFFTSQERQSIIKYWLDNLRAKQGEVLHNIHFLEGQPIIPELEARGVIHQMFPLHEQRILNQLMTSWVQAVCERQPLDDICDYFGVKISMYFAWLGFYTNSMLYPAVIGFLLWILAEADQTSQDICCVVFALFNVVWATLFLERWKRREAELAYRWGTLDTPAESLEEPRPQFRGVKRWSPITGCEEFYYPPWKRAMFRWLVSLPICLLCLCFVFLAMLLCLELQEVVMEIQELPGITRFIPKILLALTVTVCDEVYKKIAYWLNDMENYRLQSAYENNLIIKMVFFEFINSYLSLFYIAFYLKDMERLKEMLATLLIFRQFLQNIKEVLQPYLYEQNKLGVFTPRVLWELLRAIILKYGRLALGKAQASMTAYSFLGPRGIPVSQSANDNQEPRKRGDLKAGFRLSEEEWDMNESNLKQRKVSFTEKVDYQDVATETRTMFESFLEDSPTMVEEGMETSIFDSCDEDSDYESQVQEAKENGTMFSSKMSDSGCHRRKNVGDGKEDKKSWIEPPEEPKTVTLTQAEIESCMQTYENTLQDYQEMFIQFGYVVLFSSAFPLAAMCALINNIIEIRSDALKLCTGLQRPFGQRVENIGQWQTAMEAMGLIAIIVNCYLIGQCGQLQRLFPWLSPEMTIISIVLLEHFAILLKYIIHVAIPDIPGWVAEEMAKLEYRRREAFKKHEQQAQQHFQQQLRRRREEEELHRQAELQAEARQENDYHKAEAQHQHHHDKASSGKSGDKPKRPSSLLGNNNVMKLKQIIPLQGKFSSGSSRSPAQSPTGSDAKLTGFLKFLKSPEVRKEPAQAVASTPGSTVSSSAPSGVQERSQSPNRTFSPGKLFSFSKSEGTVVCVNGTQPAAPPANAPSNRAELNTSMGELPSNESEKGESRQLTDLENSGSKS, from the exons ATGCAGGCGACGGGCGCCGGAGGAGCGGCTGATACCGACGCTGCTGCAGACGGTAGCAGCACCACAGACGTCGACGACAGCGACTGTGCaggagagaggatggagaggatCCTGCCAGCCGAGCAGCAGGACAGGACCAACAGCCAGCAGACGTCCTCGTCTCCGTCCGGAGTGCTCG ATAAATTGTTTGGGAAGCGTCTTCTGCAGGCCAGGCACTACATCATGTCTCGGAAATCCTGGCTGAAGATGGTGCCCACTGAAAACTGTGATATCTTGATGACATTCCCAG ATTCGATCGATGACCACACTCTGTTGTGGCTCCTCAATCAGATCCGTAACGGAATCCCGCAAGTCAGCATTCAGGTTCGGCAGCATAAACACACCCAGATGCACGCCTTCTTCATCACCACCACGTTTGAGAA ctTACTGCGGGGAGCCGAGCAGATGGGGATGTACAAGGCTGTCAAACCGCACTTTGGTGGCGGGATGCGTCGCTTTTCCTGTGATGAAGACAATATCTATGAGAACATAGAGAGCGAGCTCTGCTTTTTCACCTCCCAG GAACGTCAGAGCATCATTAAATATTGGCTGGACAATCTACGAGCCAAACAGGGGGAGGTGCTTCACAACATTCACTTCCTGGAGGGACAGCCAATCA TTCCAGAGCTCGAGGCTCGGGGGGTGATCCATCAAATGTTTCCCCTCCATGAGCAGAGGATCCTCAACCAGCTGATGACATCTTGGGTCCAGGCTGTGTGTGAAAGGCAGCCGCTGG atgacatctgCGATTATTTTGGAGTGAAGATCAGTATGTATTTCGCCTGGCTGGGCTTCTACACTAACTCCATGCTTTACCCTGCTGTGATTGGCTTTCTGCTCTGGATACTTGCAGAGGCTGACCAG ACCAGTCAGGATATCTGCTGTGTGGTTTTCGCCCTCTTCAATGTTGTGTGGGCGACATTGTTCTTGGAGCGCTGGAAGAGGCGAGAGGCAGAGCTGGCCTACAGGTGGGGCACCCTGGACACCCCTGCTGAGTCCTTAGAGGAGCCCAGACCCCAGTTCAGG GGAGTGAAACGCTGGAGTCCCATAACAGGATGTGAGGAGTTCTACTACCCCCCCTGGAAGAGGGCCATGTTCAGATGGCTGGTCAGCCTGCCCATTTGCCTcctttgtctgtgttttgtcttcCTCGCTATGCTGCTTTGCCTGGAATTGCAG GAAGTGGTGATGGAGATTCAGGAGTTACCAGGTATCACAAGATTTATTCCTAAAATACTTTTGGCCCTCACTGTAACTGTATGTGATGAGGTGTACAAGAAGATTGCCTACTGGCTTAATGACATGG AGAACTACAGACTTCAGAGTGCCTATGAGAATAATCTCATCATCAAGATGGTTTTT TTTGAATTCATCAATTCCTACCTTAGCCTTTTCTACATTGCGTTCTACCTCAAGGACATGGAGCGACTAAAGGAG ATGCTAGCCACTCTGCTGATCTTCCGCCAGTTCCTACAGAACATCAAGGAGGTCCTTCAGCCGTATTTGTATGAGCAAAACAAGCTGGGCGTCTTCACTCCAAGGGTTCTGTGGGAGCTACTCCGTGCTATCATACTCAAATATGGCCGCCTTGCTTTAGGAAAGGCCCAGGCCTCAATGACAGCTTATTCTTTCCTGGGTCCCAGAGGAATCCCCGTCAGTCAAAGTGCCAATGATAACCAAGAGCCCAGGAAAAGAGGGGATCTGAAAGCTGGATTCAGGCTGTCAGAGGAAGAATGGGACATGAATGAGAGCAATCTGAAGCAACGTAAAGTCAGCTTTACTGAGAAGGTTGACTACCAGGATGTGGCCACAGAAACAAGGACCATGTTTGAGAGCTTCCTTGAAGACAGCCCTACAATGGTAGAGGAAGGGATGGAGACCAGCATCTTTGACAGTTGTGATGAGGACAGTGATTATGAATCTCAGGTTCAA GAGGCCAAGGAGAATGGAACCATGTTCTCTTCAAAGATGTCTGACTCTGGTTGTCACAGAAGAAAGAATGTCGGTGATGGGAAAGAGGATAAAAAGTCATGGATTGAGCCTCCAGAAGAACCCAAAACCGTTACTCTTACCCAAGCTGAGATTGAGAGTTGTATGCAGACGTATGAG AACACACTGCAGGACTACCAGGAAATGTTCATTCAGTTTGGCTATGTGGTGCTCTTCTCTTCCGCGTTTCCCCTGGCGGCCATGTGCGCTCTTATCAACAACATCATCGAGATCCGCAGCGATGCCCTGAAGCTCTGCACTGGTCTCCAGAGACCCTTTGGACAAAGGGTGGAGAACATCGGACAATGGCAG ACTGCAATGGAGGCAATGGGCCTGATAGCCATTATTGTCAACTGTTACCTGATTGGTCAGTGTGGACAGCTCCAGCGCCTCTTCCCCTGGTTGAGtcctgaaatgaccatcatctCCATTGTTTTACTGGAG CACTTTGCCATCCTCCTAAAGTACATCATCCATGTTGCCATCCCTGATATCCCTGGCTGGGTTGCAGAAGAAATGGCCAAACTAGAGTACAGACGAAGGGAAGCTTTCAAG AAGCATGAGCAACAGGCACAGCAGCACTTCCAACAGCAGCTCAGACGCCGCCGCGAAGAGGAGGAGCTTCATCGTCAGGCCGAGCTGCAGGCCGAGGCTCGTCAGGAGAATGATTATCACAAGGCGGAGgcgcagcatcagcatcatcacgACAAAGCATCAAGTGGCAAATCAGGTGACAAGCCTAAGAGACCCAGCTCTCTGCTGGGAAACAACAACGTGATGAAGTTAAAGCAGATCATTCCTCTGCAGGGGAAGTTCTCCTCTGGCAGCTCACGCTCTCCAGCCCAGTCTCCAACAGGAAGCGACGCCAAGCTCACAGGATTTTTGAAGTTCTTGAAGTCACCTGAGGTGAGAAAGGAGCCAGCACAGGCTGTTGCTTCAACTCCAGGGTCAACAGTGTCCTCTTCAGCTCCCTCTGGTGTTCAGGAGAGGTCACAGTCGCCCAACAGAACATTCAGTCCAGGGAAGCTGTTCAGCTTCAGCAAATCGGAGGGGacagtggtgtgtgtgaatggaacGCAGCCAGCAGCGCCGCCTGCAAATGCTCCGTCTAATAGGGCCGAGTTAAACACAAGCATGGGGGAATTACCCTCTAATGAGTCTGAGAAAGGAGAATCAAGACAATTGACTGATTTAGAAAACTCTGGCTCCAAGAGTTAA
- the LOC137612662 gene encoding DET1- and DDB1-associated protein 1-like, which yields MTTMEKCNFLKGLPVYNKNNFSRFHADSVCKASNRQPSVYLPTREYPSEQIIVTEKTNILLRYLHQQWDKKNAAKKREQDPAEGENTAPPCKIARTESQEVNEDS from the exons ATGACGACAATGGAGAAG TGCAATTTCCTCAAGGGGCTGCCTGtctacaacaaaaacaacttcagCAGGTTCCATGCTGATTCTGTATGCAAAGCATCA AATCGTCAACCGTCTGTGTATCTTCCAACCCGGGAATATCCATCAGAGCAGA TCATTGTCACAGAGAAGACAAATATTCTACTACGATATCTTCACCAACAATGGGACAAAAAG AATGCTGCAAAAAAGCGAGAACAGGATCCAGCAGAGGGGGAGAACACTGCACCGCCATGTAAAATTGCAAGAACAGAAAGTCAGGAAGTGAATGAGGATTCATGA
- the ano8a gene encoding anoctamin-8 isoform X2, which produces MQATGAGGAADTDAAADGSSTTDVDDSDCAGERMERILPAEQQDRTNSQQTSSSPSGVLDKLFGKRLLQARHYIMSRKSWLKMVPTENCDILMTFPDSIDDHTLLWLLNQIRNGIPQVSIQVRQHKHTQMHAFFITTTFENLLRGAEQMGMYKAVKPHFGGGMRRFSCDEDNIYENIESELCFFTSQERQSIIKYWLDNLRAKQGEVLHNIHFLEGQPIIPELEARGVIHQMFPLHEQRILNQLMTSWVQAVCERQPLDDICDYFGVKISMYFAWLGFYTNSMLYPAVIGFLLWILAEADQTSQDICCVVFALFNVVWATLFLERWKRREAELAYRWGTLDTPAESLEEPRPQFRGVKRWSPITGCEEFYYPPWKRAMFRWLVSLPICLLCLCFVFLAMLLCLELQEVVMEIQELPGITRFIPKILLALTVTVCDEVYKKIAYWLNDMENYRLQSAYENNLIIKMVFFEFINSYLSLFYIAFYLKDMERLKEMLATLLIFRQFLQNIKEVLQPYLYEQNKLGVFTPRVLWELLRAIILKYGRLALGKAQASMTAYSFLGPRGIPVSQSANDNQEPRKRGDLKAGFRLSEEEWDMNESNLKQRKVSFTEKVDYQDVATETRTMFESFLEDSPTMVEEGMETSIFDSCDEDSDYESQVQEAKENGTMFSSKMSDSGCHRRKNVGDGKEDKKSWIEPPEEPKTVTLTQAEIESCMQTYENTLQDYQEMFIQFGYVVLFSSAFPLAAMCALINNIIEIRSDALKLCTGLQRPFGQRVENIGQWQTAMEAMGLIAIIVNCYLIGQCGQLQRLFPWLSPEMTIISIVLLEHFAILLKYIIHVAIPDIPGWVAEEMAKLEYRRREAFKHEQQAQQHFQQQLRRRREEEELHRQAELQAEARQENDYHKAEAQHQHHHDKASSGKSGDKPKRPSSLLGNNNVMKLKQIIPLQGKFSSGSSRSPAQSPTGSDAKLTGFLKFLKSPEVRKEPAQAVASTPGSTVSSSAPSGVQERSQSPNRTFSPGKLFSFSKSEGTVVCVNGTQPAAPPANAPSNRAELNTSMGELPSNESEKGESRQLTDLENSGSKS; this is translated from the exons ATGCAGGCGACGGGCGCCGGAGGAGCGGCTGATACCGACGCTGCTGCAGACGGTAGCAGCACCACAGACGTCGACGACAGCGACTGTGCaggagagaggatggagaggatCCTGCCAGCCGAGCAGCAGGACAGGACCAACAGCCAGCAGACGTCCTCGTCTCCGTCCGGAGTGCTCG ATAAATTGTTTGGGAAGCGTCTTCTGCAGGCCAGGCACTACATCATGTCTCGGAAATCCTGGCTGAAGATGGTGCCCACTGAAAACTGTGATATCTTGATGACATTCCCAG ATTCGATCGATGACCACACTCTGTTGTGGCTCCTCAATCAGATCCGTAACGGAATCCCGCAAGTCAGCATTCAGGTTCGGCAGCATAAACACACCCAGATGCACGCCTTCTTCATCACCACCACGTTTGAGAA ctTACTGCGGGGAGCCGAGCAGATGGGGATGTACAAGGCTGTCAAACCGCACTTTGGTGGCGGGATGCGTCGCTTTTCCTGTGATGAAGACAATATCTATGAGAACATAGAGAGCGAGCTCTGCTTTTTCACCTCCCAG GAACGTCAGAGCATCATTAAATATTGGCTGGACAATCTACGAGCCAAACAGGGGGAGGTGCTTCACAACATTCACTTCCTGGAGGGACAGCCAATCA TTCCAGAGCTCGAGGCTCGGGGGGTGATCCATCAAATGTTTCCCCTCCATGAGCAGAGGATCCTCAACCAGCTGATGACATCTTGGGTCCAGGCTGTGTGTGAAAGGCAGCCGCTGG atgacatctgCGATTATTTTGGAGTGAAGATCAGTATGTATTTCGCCTGGCTGGGCTTCTACACTAACTCCATGCTTTACCCTGCTGTGATTGGCTTTCTGCTCTGGATACTTGCAGAGGCTGACCAG ACCAGTCAGGATATCTGCTGTGTGGTTTTCGCCCTCTTCAATGTTGTGTGGGCGACATTGTTCTTGGAGCGCTGGAAGAGGCGAGAGGCAGAGCTGGCCTACAGGTGGGGCACCCTGGACACCCCTGCTGAGTCCTTAGAGGAGCCCAGACCCCAGTTCAGG GGAGTGAAACGCTGGAGTCCCATAACAGGATGTGAGGAGTTCTACTACCCCCCCTGGAAGAGGGCCATGTTCAGATGGCTGGTCAGCCTGCCCATTTGCCTcctttgtctgtgttttgtcttcCTCGCTATGCTGCTTTGCCTGGAATTGCAG GAAGTGGTGATGGAGATTCAGGAGTTACCAGGTATCACAAGATTTATTCCTAAAATACTTTTGGCCCTCACTGTAACTGTATGTGATGAGGTGTACAAGAAGATTGCCTACTGGCTTAATGACATGG AGAACTACAGACTTCAGAGTGCCTATGAGAATAATCTCATCATCAAGATGGTTTTT TTTGAATTCATCAATTCCTACCTTAGCCTTTTCTACATTGCGTTCTACCTCAAGGACATGGAGCGACTAAAGGAG ATGCTAGCCACTCTGCTGATCTTCCGCCAGTTCCTACAGAACATCAAGGAGGTCCTTCAGCCGTATTTGTATGAGCAAAACAAGCTGGGCGTCTTCACTCCAAGGGTTCTGTGGGAGCTACTCCGTGCTATCATACTCAAATATGGCCGCCTTGCTTTAGGAAAGGCCCAGGCCTCAATGACAGCTTATTCTTTCCTGGGTCCCAGAGGAATCCCCGTCAGTCAAAGTGCCAATGATAACCAAGAGCCCAGGAAAAGAGGGGATCTGAAAGCTGGATTCAGGCTGTCAGAGGAAGAATGGGACATGAATGAGAGCAATCTGAAGCAACGTAAAGTCAGCTTTACTGAGAAGGTTGACTACCAGGATGTGGCCACAGAAACAAGGACCATGTTTGAGAGCTTCCTTGAAGACAGCCCTACAATGGTAGAGGAAGGGATGGAGACCAGCATCTTTGACAGTTGTGATGAGGACAGTGATTATGAATCTCAGGTTCAA GAGGCCAAGGAGAATGGAACCATGTTCTCTTCAAAGATGTCTGACTCTGGTTGTCACAGAAGAAAGAATGTCGGTGATGGGAAAGAGGATAAAAAGTCATGGATTGAGCCTCCAGAAGAACCCAAAACCGTTACTCTTACCCAAGCTGAGATTGAGAGTTGTATGCAGACGTATGAG AACACACTGCAGGACTACCAGGAAATGTTCATTCAGTTTGGCTATGTGGTGCTCTTCTCTTCCGCGTTTCCCCTGGCGGCCATGTGCGCTCTTATCAACAACATCATCGAGATCCGCAGCGATGCCCTGAAGCTCTGCACTGGTCTCCAGAGACCCTTTGGACAAAGGGTGGAGAACATCGGACAATGGCAG ACTGCAATGGAGGCAATGGGCCTGATAGCCATTATTGTCAACTGTTACCTGATTGGTCAGTGTGGACAGCTCCAGCGCCTCTTCCCCTGGTTGAGtcctgaaatgaccatcatctCCATTGTTTTACTGGAG CACTTTGCCATCCTCCTAAAGTACATCATCCATGTTGCCATCCCTGATATCCCTGGCTGGGTTGCAGAAGAAATGGCCAAACTAGAGTACAGACGAAGGGAAGCTTTCAAG CATGAGCAACAGGCACAGCAGCACTTCCAACAGCAGCTCAGACGCCGCCGCGAAGAGGAGGAGCTTCATCGTCAGGCCGAGCTGCAGGCCGAGGCTCGTCAGGAGAATGATTATCACAAGGCGGAGgcgcagcatcagcatcatcacgACAAAGCATCAAGTGGCAAATCAGGTGACAAGCCTAAGAGACCCAGCTCTCTGCTGGGAAACAACAACGTGATGAAGTTAAAGCAGATCATTCCTCTGCAGGGGAAGTTCTCCTCTGGCAGCTCACGCTCTCCAGCCCAGTCTCCAACAGGAAGCGACGCCAAGCTCACAGGATTTTTGAAGTTCTTGAAGTCACCTGAGGTGAGAAAGGAGCCAGCACAGGCTGTTGCTTCAACTCCAGGGTCAACAGTGTCCTCTTCAGCTCCCTCTGGTGTTCAGGAGAGGTCACAGTCGCCCAACAGAACATTCAGTCCAGGGAAGCTGTTCAGCTTCAGCAAATCGGAGGGGacagtggtgtgtgtgaatggaacGCAGCCAGCAGCGCCGCCTGCAAATGCTCCGTCTAATAGGGCCGAGTTAAACACAAGCATGGGGGAATTACCCTCTAATGAGTCTGAGAAAGGAGAATCAAGACAATTGACTGATTTAGAAAACTCTGGCTCCAAGAGTTAA
- the plvapa gene encoding plasmalemma vesicle associated protein a, with amino-acid sequence MYSSGYSQVSMRGMQAQKKMQYRSRGKSCGYYMRIVFFFSSLIQSLIIVSLVLFLIYGKKQDSASVSRIQDLEESFSRLSIENMDLKRQRKNLTSLLNTTLIEKARNDWDLAMLRYLSNRSVLIIDDFRNKLRQCNEELFGCRTSRSISCPYTAPGTCNCGLLLEQQKAKLVVVESNFTQTTQRMSREMDGIARERDTLNLQAISLRRDKFTKEKELEFFRQKCKGDFTQSLSGISNVTKAFLEKVDSVFPACIAFQLTCPKQREHLEQIRTNCSSLSRDVEDRFQRYLNSVGEQVSTIQAESSRLKAENWRLSDDYRSCNQNRTGMIQQHKQNLDKLQRKHDGDKEGLLVDKMKLIGEIEVLDNNVKYKSKEVEHLRQQLRQLNMTCMAKTGFVGLPGGSTSRAGTSQTGWGVGGGTGGFNSASSGSSGLGQFGRTGSGSPYGSSGSSFNKVGSTGTGSSSTSLSSSGSNSATGYGLNKIGSTGTGSSSTSLSSSGSSGFGFNKPASTGTGSSSTSLFSSGSGSSTGSGYNKPGSTGGTGSTGSNPSVSSSGTGYNKPGTSSRGSSGLGSSYGSTGSSQSLGSSETGSSKTTTNTKSSSSSSSSSGSSSKSSSGFSWLGFGSSSSGQSKTGSGTGKGTSSGSSSSTGSLFGGGRTNALAGGPVSVAQHLQDLQRLINSRPEERQDLSRVILG; translated from the exons ATGTACAGCAGCGGCTACTCCCAGGTCTCCATGCGCGGTATGCAGGCCCAAAAGAAGATGCAGTACCGCTCCAGGGGCAAGAGCTGCGGCTACTACATGCGaatcgtcttcttcttctcatcgCTCATTCAGTCCCTGATTATAGTCAGCCTGGTGCTCTTTCTGATTTACGGTAAAAAGCAGGATTCGGCGTCCGTGTCGCGCATCCAGGACCTGGAGGAGAGCTTCAGTCGCCTCTCCATCGAGAACATGGATCTGAAGCGCCAGAGGAAAAATCTGACCTCTTTACTCAACACCACCCTGATCGAAAAGGCCCGTAACGACTGGGACCTGGCCATGTTGCGCTACCTGTCCAACCGCTCAGTGCTCATCATCGATGATTTTCGCAACAAGCTG AGACAATGCAATGAGGAGCTGTTCGGTTGCAGGACTAGTAGATCTATATCATGCCCATACA cGGCTCCAGGTACCTGCAACTGTGGGTTGTTGCTGGAACAGCAGAAAGCCAAGCTGGTAGTTGTGGAGTCCAACTTCACCCAAACAACACAGAGGATGAGCAGGGAAATGGACGGGATTGCCAGAGAGAGGGATACCCTGAATTTACAGGCCATCAGTCTGAGGAGAGACAAATTCACCAAAGAAAAGGAGCTGGAATTCTTTAGGCAGAAATGCAAAGGTGACTTTACCCAGTCCCTGAGCGGCATCTCCAACGTCACCAAAGCTTTCCTGGAGAAAGTCGATTCTGTCTTTCCTGCATGCATCGCCTTCCAGCTCACCTGTCCAAAACAGAGGGAACACCTTGAACAGATCCGCACCAACTGCAGCAGTCTGTCCAGAGACGTGGAGGACAGGTTCCAGCGTTACCTGAACAGCGTGGGAGAACAGGTGTCGACCATCCAAGCGGAGAGCAGCCGTCTGAAAGCAGAGAACTGGCGACTGTCTGACGACTATCGCTCTTGCAACCAGAATCGCACGGGAATGAtccagcagcacaaacaaaacttAGACAAGCTTCAGAGGAAACATGATGGGGACAAAGAGGGTCTCCTGGTTGACAAGATGAAGCTCATTGGAGAAATAGAAGTCCTGGACAACAATGTGAAATATAAAAGTAAAGAGGTTGAACACCTTAGACAGCAACTCAGGCAGCTCAACATGACATGCATGGCAAAG aCGGGGTTTGTTGGATTACCAGGAGGCTCAACTTCTCGAGCAGGCACCAGTCAGACTGGATGGGGCGTGGGTGGTGGTACTGGTGGATTCAACTCGGCCTCATCTGGCTCATCTGGATTGGGTCAGTTTGGTAGGACAGGGTCAGGTTCACCCTACGGCTCATCTGGGTCATCGTTCAATAAGGTAGGATCAACAGGAACAGGCTCCTCGAGCACATCCCTCTCTTCATCTGGGTCAAATAGTGCTACTGGATATGGACTGAATAAGATAGGGTCAACTGGAACGGGCTCTTCAAGCACATCCCTCTCTTCATCTGGCTCAAGTGGATTTGGATTCAATAAGCCAGCATCGACTGGGACAGGCTCTTCAAGCACATCTCTGTTCTCATCTGGGTCAGGCAGCTCCACAGGTTCGGGATATAATAAGCCGGGATCAACAGGAGGGACTGGATCAACAGGGTCAAATCCAAGTGTTAGCTCAAGTGGAACAGGCTACAATAAGCCTGGAACTAGTTCAAGAGGCTCCTCAGGCCTCGGGTCCTCCTATGGGTCAACTGGGTCAAGTCAGAGTTTGGGCTCAAGCGAGACAGGTTCAAGTAAGActacaacaaatacaaaaagctcctcatcctcttcttcatcatccgGATCAAGCAGTAAAAGCAGCTCTGGATTTTCTTGGCTTGGGTttggcagcagtagctcaggaCAGagcaagacaggaagtggaacaggaAAAGGAACATCAAGTGGGAGCAGCAGCAGTACTGGATCGTTGTTTGGTGGGGGGAGGACAAATGCACTGGCAGGTGGCCCAG TCAGTGTCGCTCAGCACCTTCAGGATCTGCAACGCCTCATCAACTCTCGCCCAGA GGAAAGACAGGATCTCTCCAGAGTCATTCTGGGTTAA